A region from the Aquimarina sp. ERC-38 genome encodes:
- a CDS encoding beta-lactamase family protein encodes MKYILVFVLALVVNFSFSQTEKSKNKKVTEEFIKYYNANNYENIFSMFADVMKNASPINETTEFLKGLKAQAGKITNQEFLKYKNGTLASYKTTFENAVMVLNISIDHTSKINGLLVEPFGEPINTENVINNLTYENSVLTKEQADLIFEKTKMFPNHTQVSVAIIRDGKVDYYGMHKKKDTISNIDNHQSIFEIGSISKVFTSTLLANFVIAKKLKLNEPINSYLETTFNNNTVISFVDLANHTSGLPRLPDNLDLTKVNPENPYRDYREKELTTYLTTYLTLSNKGKHQYSNLGAGLLGYTLSKIGNDSYENLLQKKIFSKYNMQNSTADISKVKGDLVKSLYKKGKVIPNWEFSVLAGAGAIFSSVEDLSRFVVSQFDPTNEELALTRTKTFEISNTTGIGLGWHILKSKSDHLWYWHNGGTGGYFSSMVINTSLKTGIILLSNVSPSHPNAENIDKLNSELMKTLEN; translated from the coding sequence ATGAAATATATACTTGTTTTTGTATTGGCTCTAGTAGTTAATTTTTCATTCTCGCAAACAGAAAAGTCAAAAAATAAGAAGGTTACTGAAGAATTTATTAAATATTATAACGCTAATAATTACGAAAACATATTCTCCATGTTTGCTGATGTGATGAAAAATGCATCTCCAATTAATGAAACAACAGAATTTTTAAAGGGTCTTAAAGCGCAAGCTGGAAAAATTACAAACCAAGAATTTTTAAAATATAAAAATGGAACGCTTGCATCCTATAAAACTACCTTTGAGAATGCTGTAATGGTTCTTAATATTTCTATAGATCATACGTCAAAAATAAATGGGTTATTGGTTGAACCTTTTGGTGAACCAATTAATACGGAGAATGTAATTAACAATCTAACCTATGAAAATTCTGTATTGACCAAAGAACAAGCTGACCTCATATTTGAAAAAACAAAGATGTTTCCAAATCATACGCAAGTTTCAGTGGCAATAATTCGTGATGGAAAAGTAGATTATTACGGGATGCATAAGAAAAAGGATACTATTTCTAACATTGATAATCATCAAAGTATTTTTGAAATAGGTTCTATATCCAAAGTATTTACATCCACCCTATTAGCCAATTTTGTGATAGCTAAAAAATTAAAACTAAATGAGCCTATAAATTCTTACTTAGAAACAACTTTTAATAATAATACAGTCATTTCATTTGTTGATTTAGCTAATCATACCTCAGGTCTTCCTAGGTTACCCGACAATCTTGATTTGACAAAAGTTAATCCTGAAAACCCGTATAGAGATTACCGTGAAAAAGAATTAACCACCTATTTGACAACATACCTGACGTTATCAAATAAAGGGAAACATCAATATTCTAACTTAGGGGCTGGTTTGCTTGGTTATACTTTGAGTAAAATTGGAAATGATTCTTATGAAAACCTACTGCAAAAGAAGATATTTTCAAAATATAACATGCAAAATTCAACCGCTGATATTAGTAAAGTAAAAGGTGATTTGGTAAAAAGTCTATATAAAAAAGGAAAAGTAATTCCGAATTGGGAGTTTTCGGTGTTAGCAGGAGCTGGTGCGATCTTTTCATCGGTTGAAGATTTATCACGTTTTGTTGTTTCTCAATTTGATCCGACAAATGAAGAACTTGCTCTTACCAGAACAAAAACATTTGAAATAAGTAATACTACGGGTATAGGCTTAGGATGGCATATTTTAAAATCTAAATCTGATCATCTTTGGTATTGGCATAACGGGGGAACCGGAGGGTATTTTTCTTCTATGGTAATTAATACAAGCTTAAAAACCGGAATAATCCTTCTTTCTAATGTATCTCCATCTCATCCAAATGCAGAGAATATTGATAAATTAAATTCTGAACTAATGAAAACTTTAGAAAACTAA
- a CDS encoding SAM hydrolase/SAM-dependent halogenase family protein — MPFITLTTDFGTKDHAVAVVKGSIYSELPEVTIVDISHEISPFHIIEASYIIRNAYKSFPKGSIHIIGIDSEKNPENQHIAVQLDDHYFVCADNGLISLIINEINPQKIVEINIHDKTSTNFPVLDVFVNVACHLARGGTLEVIGKIKEQVKTFKGITPIVNVGDKQIVGSIIYVDNYGNLVTNITKKLFNEVGKGRNFVITARNARFTQIYERYSDAINFELEKGKREEDGKKLAIFNSSGYIELAIYKSNPKTVGGASSLFGLAFRDRMSIQFE, encoded by the coding sequence ATGCCTTTTATCACTTTGACTACAGATTTTGGAACAAAAGACCATGCTGTGGCTGTTGTAAAAGGATCCATTTATTCGGAGCTTCCGGAGGTGACTATTGTGGATATTTCACACGAAATTTCACCTTTTCATATTATAGAAGCTTCTTATATCATCCGAAACGCTTACAAAAGCTTTCCCAAGGGAAGCATTCATATTATTGGTATTGATAGTGAAAAAAACCCTGAAAATCAACATATTGCCGTACAACTGGATGACCATTATTTTGTTTGTGCCGATAATGGCTTGATCTCCTTAATTATCAATGAAATCAACCCGCAAAAAATAGTGGAAATCAATATCCATGATAAAACTTCTACCAATTTTCCGGTACTGGATGTATTTGTAAACGTAGCTTGTCATCTGGCGAGAGGTGGTACCCTGGAAGTGATTGGCAAAATTAAAGAACAGGTAAAAACCTTTAAGGGCATTACCCCTATTGTCAACGTAGGCGATAAACAAATTGTGGGTAGTATTATTTATGTAGACAACTACGGTAACCTGGTGACAAATATTACCAAAAAATTGTTTAATGAAGTAGGCAAAGGGAGAAATTTTGTAATAACCGCACGTAATGCTCGTTTTACTCAGATATACGAGCGGTACAGTGATGCTATTAACTTTGAACTGGAAAAAGGAAAACGCGAAGAAGACGGAAAAAAATTAGCCATATTTAACTCTTCGGGGTATATTGAACTGGCCATTTATAAAAGCAACCCAAAAACCGTGGGAGGAGCTTCCAGTCTTTTTGGATTGGCGTTCAGGGATCGGATGAGTATTCAATTTGAATAA
- a CDS encoding PhoH family protein, giving the protein MNELIIELTEINPREFFGLQNSNIQLLKKYFPKLKIVARGSRITVYGEEEMLEEFDMRFNMLLEHFGKYNKLDENVIERVLTSDSKADYETSASSGETLLHGVGGKLIKAQTANQRKLVEASFKNDMVFAIGPAGTGKTYTGVALAVKALKEKQVRRIILTRPAVEAGENLGFLPGDLKEKLDPYMQPLYDALRDMIPNEKLDSFIEKGVIQIAPMAFMRGRTLDNAFVILDEAQNTTHAQMKMFLTRMGKNAKFIITGDPGQIDLPRRVISGLKEALLVLKNVSGIGIIHLDDKDVIRHKLVKKVIAAYKEIENQNP; this is encoded by the coding sequence TTGAACGAACTTATTATTGAACTCACCGAAATCAACCCAAGAGAATTTTTTGGGCTTCAAAACAGCAACATCCAGTTATTAAAAAAATACTTTCCGAAACTTAAAATCGTAGCCCGGGGAAGTCGTATTACGGTTTATGGCGAAGAAGAAATGCTTGAGGAGTTTGATATGCGTTTTAATATGTTGTTAGAGCATTTCGGAAAATACAACAAGCTGGATGAAAATGTTATTGAGCGGGTACTCACTAGTGATAGTAAAGCAGATTATGAAACTTCTGCCTCTAGCGGAGAAACCTTATTGCATGGAGTAGGGGGTAAGTTGATCAAAGCACAAACGGCTAATCAACGTAAACTGGTGGAAGCCAGTTTTAAAAACGATATGGTTTTTGCAATTGGTCCCGCTGGTACCGGTAAAACTTATACCGGGGTAGCACTGGCGGTCAAGGCATTAAAAGAAAAACAGGTTCGACGTATTATCTTAACTCGTCCGGCAGTAGAGGCTGGCGAAAACCTGGGATTTTTACCGGGGGATTTAAAGGAAAAATTGGATCCGTATATGCAACCTTTATACGATGCTTTACGAGATATGATTCCGAATGAGAAACTGGATAGTTTTATTGAAAAGGGGGTTATCCAAATTGCGCCTATGGCATTTATGCGGGGAAGAACCTTAGATAATGCCTTTGTCATTCTGGATGAAGCGCAGAACACCACTCATGCGCAGATGAAGATGTTCCTGACTCGGATGGGTAAAAATGCAAAGTTTATTATCACTGGCGACCCGGGACAAATTGACCTGCCCAGGCGAGTAATTTCCGGTTTAAAGGAAGCTTTATTAGTTTTAAAAAACGTATCCGGAATTGGTATTATTCACCTGGATGATAAAGATGTGATACGTCATAAACTAGTTAAAAAAGTGATTGCCGCTTACAAAGAAATCGAAAATCAAAATCCATAA
- a CDS encoding phosphoribosylaminoimidazolesuccinocarboxamide synthase, with protein sequence MKTITKTAYQFTGQTKVYQGKVRDVYTIGKKDLLVMVATDRLSAFDVVMPKGIPYKGQILNQIAEQMMRDTEDIVPNWLLATPDPNVAIGHACEPFKVEMVIRGYLSGHAARVYKSGKRELCGVAMPEGMMENDKFNEPIITPSTKAENGEHDEDISREEILKQKIVSEADYTMLETYTQQLFKRGSQIAAERDLILVDTKYEFGKTKDGKIVLIDEIHTPDSSRYFYADGYRQRQEKGLAQKQLSKEFVRQWLIQNNFQGKAGQKVPEMNEEYIVSVSERYIELYENITGHAFEKAPITDIENRIQENVETWLQEH encoded by the coding sequence ATGAAAACAATTACCAAAACCGCTTATCAATTTACCGGACAAACAAAAGTATATCAGGGAAAAGTCAGGGATGTGTATACGATTGGTAAGAAAGATCTTTTGGTAATGGTGGCAACAGATAGGTTATCTGCATTTGATGTGGTGATGCCAAAAGGAATACCTTATAAAGGCCAGATATTAAACCAGATTGCGGAGCAAATGATGCGGGATACTGAGGATATTGTTCCTAACTGGTTATTAGCAACCCCAGACCCTAATGTGGCTATCGGGCATGCCTGCGAACCTTTTAAAGTAGAAATGGTAATTCGAGGGTACTTATCCGGACATGCGGCCCGAGTTTACAAATCCGGGAAAAGGGAGTTGTGCGGAGTAGCCATGCCGGAAGGAATGATGGAAAATGATAAATTTAATGAACCTATCATCACACCTTCCACCAAAGCTGAAAACGGCGAACATGATGAAGATATCAGCCGGGAGGAGATATTAAAACAGAAAATAGTTTCTGAAGCGGACTATACGATGCTGGAAACCTATACGCAGCAGTTGTTTAAAAGAGGCTCACAGATTGCTGCCGAACGAGACTTAATCCTGGTAGATACCAAGTACGAATTTGGAAAAACCAAAGACGGAAAGATTGTATTAATTGACGAAATTCATACTCCGGATTCTTCCCGTTATTTTTATGCGGATGGCTATCGCCAAAGGCAGGAAAAAGGTTTGGCACAAAAACAATTATCCAAAGAATTTGTCCGCCAATGGTTGATTCAAAATAATTTCCAGGGGAAAGCCGGTCAAAAAGTTCCTGAAATGAATGAGGAATATATTGTCTCCGTTTCCGAACGGTATATTGAATTATACGAAAATATAACAGGACATGCTTTTGAAAAAGCACCTATTACGGATATTGAAAATCGTATACAAGAAAATGTAGAGACCTGGTTGCAGGAGCATTGA